In one window of Ostrinia nubilalis chromosome 21, ilOstNubi1.1, whole genome shotgun sequence DNA:
- the LOC135082424 gene encoding uncharacterized protein LOC135082424 gives MNVIQAVKMYITKMTEESGPGMKVILMDKETTSIISMVFSQSEILQKEVYLFERIDNISKWDNMKHMKCIVFVRPTSENVALLSRELRHPKYGVYFIYFSNVISKSDVKTLAECDEQETVREVHEVFADYLAVDQHLFSFNIVGCMNGRSWNQNHLQRCSQGLLALLLSLKRRAVIRYDAASDGCTRLAERLRDLLRREAALIDNNVPVTGDVPTPIVLILDRMDDPVTPLLNQWTYQAMVHELLGLHNNRVSLPQAQQDLREVVLASEQDEFYAKNLYSNFGEIGQTMKLLMDEFQKKAKSHQKVETIEDMKNFVEQYPLFKKMSGTVTRHVTVVGELSALVAQHNLLDVSELEQEIACQSDHAKHLQRIKALLANESVRHHDALKLVLLYALRYHTHASNALPSLLQALAARQCPEPKDATPRYRTRRDATGRDATLQDATRRYRERRATVTAAGASSPPVPRAQVSDALQDATRRYRTRRDATGRDATLQDATRRYRTRRHATGRDATLQDATRRYRTRRDATGSDALPSLLQALAARQCPEPKTRRDATGRDATLQDATRRYRERRATVTAAGASSPPVPRAQVSDTLQDATRRYRTRRDATGSDALPSLLQALAARQCPEPKTRRDATGRDATLQDATRRYRERRATVTAAGASSPPVPRAQVSDALQDATRRYRTRRDATGRDATLQDATRRYRERRDATGRQCPEPKRVLLALELWAARARSERLFRAMTPHSITKRLFQVSSDGQGSIAQQAPPWQGASHNPRVTPGSERLFQVSSAGQGSVAQQAPPWQGASHNPRVTPGSERLFRAMTPHSITKRLFQVSSAGQGSVAQQAPPWQGASHNPRVTPRSERLFRAMTPHSITKRLFQVSSDGQGSIAQQAPPWQGASHNPRVTPGSERLFQVSSAGQGSVAQQAPPWQGASHNPRVTPGSERLFRAMTPHSITKRLFQGLNGVENIYTQHTPVLKDTLEDLIKGKLRENLYPTLGGDDSGYGRRPQDIIVFMVGGTTYEEALSVHQVNQAYPGVRVVLGGTTIHNSTSFFEEVQAAMQGVHRTHTRHIKNV, from the exons atgaatGTGATACAAGCAGTTAAAATGTACATAACCAAAATGACGGAGGAAAGCGGCCCCGGAATGAAAGTAATACTTATGGACAAGGAGACT ACCAGTATAATAAGCATGGTATTTAGCCAATCGGAGATTCTCCAGAAGGAGGTATATCTTTTCGAACGTATCGACAATATCAGCAAATGGGACAACATGAAGCACATGAAATGTATTGTGTTTGTGCGACCGACGTCAGAAAATGTAGCTCTGCTGTCCAGAGAGCTGAGGCATCCAAAATATGGGGTTTATTTTATAT ACTTCAGTAACGTGATCTCCAAGTCAGACGTGAAGACGTTGGCGGAGTGTGACGAGCAGGAGACAGTGCGTGAGGTGCACGAAGTGTTTGCGGACTACCTGGCCGTGGATCAGCATTTGTTCTCGTTCAATATCGTTGGCTGTATGAATG GTCGTTCCTGGAACCAGAACCACCTCCAGCGCTGTTCTCAAGGCCTCCTAGCGCTCCTGCTCTCTCTCAAGCGTCGCGCCGTCATCCGCTACGACGCCGCATCAGACGGCTGCACTCGTCTAGCGGAGAGACTTAGAGACCTGCTGCGGAGGGAGGCAGCGTTGATAGATAATAACGTGCCTGTCACCGGAGACGTGCCTACGCCTATCGTGCTGATACTGGATAGGATGGATGACCCGGTCACTCCGCTGTTGAACCAG TGGACATACCAGGCGATGGTGCACGAGCTGTTAGGGCTGCACAACAACCGCGTGAGCCTGCCGCAAGCACAGCAGGACTTGCGTGAGGTAGTCCTGGCTTCGGAGCAGGACGAGTTCTACGCTAAG aACCTGTACTCCAACTTCGGCGAGATCGGGCAGACGATGAAGCTATTAATGGACGAGTTCCAGAAGAAAGCCAAGAGCCACCAGAAGGTCGAGACCATCGAGGATATGAAGAACTTCGTCGAGCAGTACCCGCTGTTCAAG AAAATGTCAGGAACAGTGACGCGCCACGTGACAGTGGTAGGCGAGTTATCGGCGTTGGTAGCGCAACACAACCTGTTAGACGTTTCTGAGTTGGAGCAAGAAATCGCCTGCCAGAGCGACCACGCCAAGCATTTACAG CGAATCAAGGCGCTCCTCGCCAACGAATCGGTTCGTCACCACGACGCGCTCAAGCTCGTACTTCTCTACGCACTGCGCTACCACACACATGCAAGCAACGCGCTACCGTCACTGCTGCAGGCGCTAGCAGCCCGTCAGTGCCCCGAGCCCAAG GACGCGACGCCACGCTACAGGACGCGACGCGACGCTACAGGACGCGACGCGACGCTACAGGACGCGACGCGACGCTACAGGGAGCGACGCGCTACCGTCACTGCTGCAGGCGCTAGCAGCCCGCCAGTGCCCCGAGCCCAAGTGAGTGACGCGCTACAGGACGCGACGCGACGCTACAGGACGCGACGCGACGCTACAGGACGCGACGCGACGCTACAGGACGCGACGCGACGCTACAGGACGCGACGCCACGCTACAGGACGCGACGCGACGCTACAGGACGCGACGCGACGCTACAGGACGCGACGCGACGCTACAGGGAGCGACGCGCTACCGTCACTGCTGCAGGCGCTAGCAGCCCGCCAGTGCCCCGAGCCCAA GACGCGACGCGACGCTACAGGACGCGACGCGACGCTACAGGACGCGACGCGACGCTACAGGGAGCGACGCGCTACCGTCACTGCTGCAGGCGCTAGCAGCCCGCCAGTGCCCCGAGCCCAAGTGAGTGACACGCTACAGGACGCGACGCGACGCTACAGGACGCGACGCGACGCTACAGGGAGCGACGCGCTACCGTCACTGCTGCAGGCGCTAGCAGCCCGCCAGTGCCCCGAGCCCAA GACGCGACGCGACGCTACAGGACGCGACGCGACGCTACAGGACGCGACGCGACGCTACAGGGAGCGACGCGCTACCGTCACTGCTGCAGGCGCTAGCAGCCCGCCAGTGCCCCGAGCCCAAGTGAGTGACGCGCTACAGGACGCGACGCGACGCTACAGGACGCGACGCGACGCTACAGGACGCGACGCGACGCTACAGGACGCGACGCGACGCTACAGGGAGCGACGCGACGCTACAGGACGCCAGTGCCCCGAGCCCAA GCGCGTGCTGCTGGCGCTGGAGCTgtgggcggcgcgcgcgcgcagcgAGCGGCTGTTCCGCGCCATGACGCCGCACTCCATCACCAAGCGGCTGTTCCAGGTCAGTTCCGATGGTCAGGGCTCCATAGCACAGCAGGCCCCGCCCTGGCAGGGAGCCTCACACAACCCACGGGTCACTCCGGGCAGCGAGCGGCTGTTCCAGGTCAGTTCCGCTGGTCAGGGCTCCGTAGCACAGCAGGCCCCGCCCTGGCAGGGAGCCTCACACAACCCACGGGTCACTCCGGGCAGCGAGCGGCTGTTCCGCGCCATGACGCCGCACTCCATCACCAAGCGGCTGTTCCAGGTCAGTTCCGCTGGTCAGGGCTCCGTAGCACAGCAGGCCCCGCCCTGGCAGGGAGCCTCACACAACCCACGGGTCACTCCGCGCAGCGAGCGGCTGTTCCGCGCCATGACGCCGCACTCCATCACCAAGCGGCTGTTCCAGGTCAGTTCCGATGGTCAGGGCTCCATAGCACAGCAGGCCCCGCCCTGGCAGGGAGCCTCACACAACCCACGGGTCACTCCGGGCAGCGAGCGGCTGTTCCAGGTCAGTTCCGCTGGTCAGGGCTCCGTAGCACAGCAGGCCCCGCCCTGGCAGGGAGCCTCACACAACCCACGGGTCACTCCGGGCAGCGAGCGGCTGTTCCGCGCCATGACGCCGCACTCCATCACCAAGCGGCTGTTCCAG GGGTTGAACGGCGTGGAGAACATCTACACGCAGCACACGCCCGTGCTCAAGGATACTCTTGAAGACCTCATCAAGGGCAAGCTGCGAGAGAACCTCTACCCCACGCTTGGAG GCGACGACTCCGGCTACGGGCGGCGCCCTCAAGACATTATAGTCTTCATGGTGGGCGGGACCACCTACGAGGAGGCTCTCTCAGTCCACCAGGTCAACCAGGCCTACCCTGGCGTCAGGGTGGTGCTAGGAGGCACTACCATACACAACTCGACGAGCTTCTTCGAGGAGGTCCAGGCTGCGATGCAAGGTGTCCATAGAACGCATACCAGGCATATTAAGAatgtttaa